A DNA window from Thermosynechococcaceae cyanobacterium Okahandja contains the following coding sequences:
- the rpsT gene encoding 30S ribosomal protein S20, translated as MANIKSAAKRVQIAERNRLRNKSYRSAVHTLTKRFLSALSQYTANPSPEQWAEVNQRLNTAVSKIDKAVKRGVLHRNTGARRKARLSRILSKATQSA; from the coding sequence GTGGCCAACATTAAATCTGCCGCCAAGCGCGTGCAAATTGCTGAGCGCAATCGCCTCCGCAACAAGTCCTACCGTTCCGCAGTGCATACCCTCACAAAACGGTTCCTCAGCGCCCTGAGCCAATATACGGCTAACCCCTCACCCGAGCAGTGGGCAGAGGTCAACCAGCGCTTAAATACTGCTGTGAGCAAAATTGACAAAGCAGTGAAGCGGGGTGTCCTGCATCGCAACACCGGTGCCCGCCGCAAAGCCCGTCTTAGCCGTATCCTCAGTAAAGCCACCCAATCCGCCTAA
- a CDS encoding TatD family hydrolase: protein MLVDTHVHLNFDTFAPDLEAVAQRWRDAGVVRLVHSCVEPAEFAAIQALTARFPEVFMAVGLHPLDTAQWHPEVANTIADLASSEPKVVAIGETGLDFYKADNQPQQEEAFWAQLKVAHSLNLPVIIHCREAAAAARSLLQQFQQQYGAVQGVMHCWGGSPKETEWFLELGLYISFSGTVTFKNAKQIHAAAQMVPGDRLLIETDCPFLAPVPKRGEKHNEPSYVRYVATAVANLRHCDVAELAAQTTLNACRLFRLPLPEELNKRCPTPQPHSSSVGGD from the coding sequence ATGCTGGTGGATACCCATGTCCATCTTAACTTTGACACCTTTGCCCCCGATCTAGAGGCGGTAGCGCAGCGGTGGCGAGACGCAGGGGTTGTCCGGTTAGTGCACTCCTGCGTAGAACCAGCAGAATTTGCGGCGATTCAAGCCCTCACGGCACGGTTTCCTGAGGTTTTCATGGCCGTAGGGCTGCACCCCCTCGATACCGCTCAGTGGCATCCTGAGGTGGCAAACACAATTGCTGATCTTGCCAGCAGTGAACCCAAAGTGGTTGCCATTGGCGAAACAGGTTTAGATTTCTACAAAGCAGATAACCAACCTCAACAGGAAGAAGCATTTTGGGCACAGCTTAAGGTAGCTCACAGCCTCAATTTACCGGTCATTATCCACTGCCGTGAAGCAGCAGCGGCAGCCCGAAGCCTGCTACAGCAGTTTCAGCAGCAGTACGGAGCCGTGCAGGGTGTCATGCACTGCTGGGGGGGCAGCCCCAAAGAGACGGAATGGTTTCTGGAGTTGGGGCTGTACATTAGCTTTAGTGGTACCGTTACCTTCAAAAATGCTAAGCAAATTCACGCGGCAGCCCAAATGGTTCCGGGCGATCGCCTCCTGATTGAAACCGACTGTCCCTTCCTTGCGCCTGTGCCAAAGCGGGGCGAAAAGCACAACGAACCCAGCTATGTCCGCTATGTTGCTACCGCCGTGGCAAACCTCCGGCACTGTGATGTTGCCGAACTTGCTGCCCAGACAACTCTCAATGCCTGTCGCCTCTTTCGCTTGCCGCTGCCGGAAGAGTTGAACAAACGTTGTCCCACTCCTCAGCCTCACTCTAGCAGTGTGGGGGGCGATTAA
- a CDS encoding Rpn family recombination-promoting nuclease/putative transposase, translated as MRDNLCKYLAEQYPTAFTQWLLKDSSPQVSILKTELSLEPIRADSVTFVQTQDRILHLEFQVEPQTEPPLPLRMLDYWVRLQRKYACEIVQVLILLRRTTIDIPTAFETETTLHRYRVIKLWEEDPQQFFSHPALLPFAVLAQTRNSEELLRAVAERVNQIEPESERRELSTVVQLMAGLQYKEELIESIFREGMMRESVMYQKILREGEQKGLQRGLQRGRQEGRQEEACSLILRQLHRRLGHLPDEVVSQIRDLSLEQLETLGEALLDFQTLPDLEAWLRTRPQ; from the coding sequence ATGCGTGATAACCTCTGCAAATACCTCGCCGAACAGTATCCCACTGCCTTTACCCAATGGCTCCTTAAGGATAGCTCCCCTCAGGTCTCTATTCTCAAAACCGAACTGAGCCTCGAACCCATTCGTGCCGATTCCGTCACCTTTGTCCAAACCCAAGACCGGATTCTGCACCTTGAATTTCAAGTGGAGCCGCAAACCGAGCCACCCCTCCCCCTCAGAATGCTCGACTATTGGGTACGACTGCAGCGCAAATACGCCTGCGAGATTGTCCAAGTGCTGATTTTGCTACGGCGCACAACCATTGACATCCCCACCGCCTTTGAAACCGAAACCACCCTTCACCGCTATCGCGTCATTAAGTTGTGGGAAGAAGACCCCCAGCAATTTTTCAGTCATCCGGCACTGCTGCCCTTTGCCGTGCTAGCGCAGACCCGCAATAGCGAAGAACTACTGCGAGCTGTGGCAGAACGGGTGAATCAAATTGAGCCAGAGAGCGAGCGACGGGAGTTGAGTACCGTCGTACAACTAATGGCTGGGTTACAGTACAAAGAAGAGCTAATCGAGTCCATTTTTCGGGAGGGAATGATGCGGGAATCGGTGATGTATCAAAAAATCCTCAGAGAAGGAGAACAGAAAGGTCTCCAACGGGGATTGCAGCGAGGGCGACAAGAAGGACGACAGGAAGAAGCCTGCTCCCTCATCCTACGTCAATTGCATCGACGACTGGGGCATCTGCCGGATGAGGTTGTTTCTCAAATTCGTGACCTATCCCTTGAGCAACTCGAAACCTTAGGAGAAGCGCTCTTAGACTTTCAAACGCTGCCCGACCTAGAGGCATGGCTGAGAACTCGCCCTCAATAA
- a CDS encoding Rpn family recombination-promoting nuclease/putative transposase — translation MRDNLCKYLAEQYPTAFTQWLLKDSSPQVSILKTELSLEPIRADSVTFVQTQDRILHLEFQVEPQTEPPLPLRMLDYWVRLQRKYACEIVQVLILLRRTTIDVPTAFETETTLHRYRVIKLWEEDPQQFFSHPALLPFAVLGQTRNSEELLRAVAERVNQIEPESERRELSTVVQLMAGLQYKEELIESIFREGMMRESVMYQKILREGEQQGLQRGRKEGERIGEQRGRQEGELTLILRQLHRRLGHLPDEVVSQIRDLSLEQLETLGEALLDFQTLPDLEAWLRIRPH, via the coding sequence ATGCGTGATAACCTCTGCAAATACCTCGCCGAACAGTATCCCACTGCCTTTACCCAATGGCTCCTCAAGGATAGCTCCCCTCAGGTCTCTATTCTCAAAACCGAACTGAGCCTCGAACCCATTCGTGCCGATTCCGTCACCTTTGTCCAAACCCAAGACCGGATTCTGCACCTTGAATTTCAAGTGGAGCCGCAAACCGAGCCACCCCTCCCCCTCAGAATGCTCGACTATTGGGTACGACTGCAGCGCAAATATGCCTGCGAGATTGTCCAAGTGCTGATTTTGCTACGGCGCACAACCATTGACGTGCCCACCGCCTTTGAAACCGAAACCACCCTTCACCGCTATCGCGTCATCAAGCTGTGGGAAGAAGACCCCCAGCAATTTTTCAGTCATCCGGCACTGTTACCCTTTGCCGTGTTAGGGCAGACCCGCAATAGTGAAGAACTACTGCGAGCCGTGGCAGAACGGGTGAATCAAATTGAACCAGAGAGCGAGCGACGGGAGTTGAGTACCGTCGTGCAACTAATGGCTGGGTTACAGTACAAAGAAGAGCTAATCGAGTCCATTTTTCGGGAGGGAATGATGCGGGAATCGGTGATGTATCAAAAAATCCTCAGAGAAGGAGAGCAGCAAGGGCTGCAACGGGGACGAAAAGAAGGGGAGCGAATTGGGGAGCAGCGAGGACGACAAGAAGGGGAACTTACCCTCATCCTACGTCAATTGCATCGACGACTGGGACATCTACCGGATGAGGTTGTTTCTCAAATTCGTGACCTATCCCTTGAGCAACTCGAAACCTTAGGAGAAGCGCTCTTAGACTTTCAAACGCTGCCCGACCTAGAAGCATGGCTGAGAATTCGCCCCCATTAA
- the psaM gene encoding photosystem I reaction center subunit XII — MALTDTQVYVALVIALLPAVLAFRLSAELYK; from the coding sequence ATGGCACTGACCGATACCCAAGTTTATGTTGCCCTTGTAATTGCCCTACTGCCTGCGGTGCTGGCCTTCCGCCTTTCGGCAGAACTGTACAAATAG
- a CDS encoding ATP-binding protein, giving the protein MLWPASEEFVALCRAQLNLIVTTLGASSLAVYLSETLSDRPSWAPVAVYPEASSPPALPASVALPSAALTTTPPHVVFSLANQVLLPLMYQNWVLGVLVAQRTQQPWLAAEQAQLEQVAQTLAIACVLDQRQQWLSHSSTADTLAQQQQHFEDVLHQLRNPVAAIRTFVKLLLKRLEPNHRGRPLAEGIAKETERLMALLNDYRQQKAEFPALGAAQPLPLAGTPLDLRSALMPLIAAAHARAEMEAKTFEVQMPDTIPAVWLEGRVCQEVIGNLLDNAFKYTPAGGTIGLRLGLTDEHLEITVWDTGCGIPAAVQSHLFTRGYRGVQAGGEVEGTGLGLAIAQELLRPYGLSLTVTSPYPANSDHGTAFTLKLPLQAKTVLEATP; this is encoded by the coding sequence ATGCTCTGGCCCGCCAGTGAAGAATTTGTTGCCCTGTGCCGTGCCCAACTCAACCTGATTGTCACAACGTTGGGTGCCTCCTCACTGGCGGTATATTTGAGCGAAACCCTGAGCGATCGCCCCTCTTGGGCACCGGTTGCCGTTTATCCTGAGGCTAGCTCCCCCCCTGCTCTCCCCGCCTCCGTTGCCCTGCCATCAGCCGCCTTGACAACCACGCCACCCCACGTCGTGTTCTCCTTAGCTAATCAAGTGCTGCTACCTTTGATGTACCAAAACTGGGTTTTGGGGGTGTTGGTGGCTCAGCGCACCCAGCAACCATGGCTGGCTGCGGAGCAGGCTCAGCTTGAGCAGGTGGCTCAAACCTTGGCGATCGCCTGTGTTTTAGACCAGCGGCAACAGTGGCTTAGCCATTCCTCCACCGCCGACACCCTAGCACAGCAACAGCAGCACTTTGAAGATGTTCTGCACCAACTGCGCAACCCCGTTGCCGCCATTCGCACCTTTGTCAAGCTACTTCTGAAACGCCTAGAGCCAAACCATCGTGGCCGCCCGCTTGCCGAAGGGATTGCCAAAGAAACAGAACGGTTGATGGCGCTGCTCAACGATTATCGCCAACAAAAGGCGGAATTCCCTGCCCTTGGAGCAGCACAACCCCTACCGTTGGCGGGAACGCCCCTAGATCTGCGCTCAGCCCTGATGCCTCTGATTGCGGCGGCTCACGCCCGTGCCGAAATGGAAGCCAAAACCTTTGAGGTGCAGATGCCGGATACAATTCCAGCGGTATGGCTAGAGGGGCGGGTGTGCCAAGAAGTCATCGGCAACCTCTTGGATAATGCCTTTAAGTACACGCCAGCGGGGGGAACCATTGGCCTGCGGCTAGGGCTAACGGACGAGCACCTAGAGATCACGGTCTGGGACACCGGCTGCGGCATTCCGGCAGCAGTGCAGTCGCACCTGTTTACCCGGGGGTATCGCGGTGTTCAGGCTGGGGGTGAGGTGGAAGGGACAGGCTTGGGCTTGGCGATCGCCCAAGAGTTGCTGCGTCCCTATGGTCTGAGCCTGACGGTAACCAGCCCCTACCCCGCCAATAGTGATCACGGCACAGCCTTTACGCTGAAACTGCCCCTACAGGCCAAAACGGTGTTGGAGGCCACCCCATGA